Proteins found in one Populus alba chromosome 14, ASM523922v2, whole genome shotgun sequence genomic segment:
- the LOC118041723 gene encoding inactive RHOMBOID-like protein 8 produces MEEKEDDTKISIADPIQDHQETTFSFDFRTEFLQDENKSPFFKPRSRMRRRDTCVIFAFVIIHLVVFLITMAVNDCGYNSHGDCAFKALGRMSFQPLLENPFLGPSASTPIFSPCLRKSRPVYWKQNAVVDKTEESLDKMGAIRKTLLAEHQTWRLFMCPLLHAGVFHFMINLLCIIFIGIYLEKEFGSIRTGIIYMLSAFSGTLVTAIFVRDSPAVCSSGALFGLLGATVSALTRNWKFYTNKIAALLTLFFVAGFNLMLGLLPYMDNYSSIGSLISGFLLGLVLFYTPQLRQVAQNKIGLCEYGVKSSFNWKQKLDRPVLRSASLILFSLLWCRYIDCIPYKRWSCNDLTSSCETSKHKEDWLIEVEK; encoded by the exons atggaagaaaaggaagatgaTACCAAGATCAGCATTGCAGACCCAATTCAAGATCATCAAGAAACCACATTCTCTTTCGATTTCCGAACAGAATTTCTTCAAGATGAAAACAAGAGCCCATTCTTTAAACCCCGTTCTCGTATGAGAAGAAGAGACACCTGTGTCATATTTGCATTCGTTATCATCCACTTGGTAGTCTTTCTTATCACAATGGCCGTCAATGATTGTGGCTATAACTCTCACGGCGACTGCGCCTTCAAGGCCTTGGGGAGAATGTCGTTTCAGCCTCTTCTTGAAAACCCTTTTCTTGGTCCCTCTGCCTCCAC GCCCATTTTCTCTCCATGTTTGAGAAAGTCTAGACCTGTTTATTGGAAGCAAAATGCGGTTGTGGATAAAACTGAAGAAAG TCTGGATAAAATGGGGGCTATTCGCAAGACATTGTTGGCAGAACATCAAACTTGGCGTCTCTTTATGTGCCCATTATTGCATGCTGGTGTCTTCCACTTTATGATCAACCTTCTCTGCATTATCTTTATAGGAATTTACCTGGAGAAAGAGTTTGGATCAA TAAGAACTGGGATAATCTACATGCTGTCTGCTTTTTCTGGTACCTTGGTAACTGCAATTTTTGTCCGAGATAGTCCAGCAGTTTGTTCCTCCGGTGCTCTTTTTGGCTTACTAGGGGCTACAGTTTCTGCACTTACAAGGAATTGGAAATTCTACACCAATAAG ATTGCAGCTCTGCTGACGCTTTTCTTTGTGGCTGGATTCAATTTAATGCTTGGCTTGCTACCTTACATGGACAACTATTCAAGCATTGGCAGTCTGATATCAGGATTTCTACTTGGACTTGTGCTTTTTTACACCCCTCAACTTAGGCAAGTGGCTCAAAACAAAATAGGTCTTTGTGAGTATGGCGTCAAAAGTTCATTTAACTGGAAGCAGAAACTGGACAGGCCTGTGCTGAGGAGTGCTTCCCTgatccttttctctcttct GTGGTGTAGATACATAGACTGCATTCCTTACAAAAGGTGGAGTTGCAATGACCTAACGTCATCTTGTGAg ACTAGCAAGCATAAAGAGGATTGGTTAATAGAGGTAGAGAAATGA